One window of Bactrocera tryoni isolate S06 chromosome 2, CSIRO_BtryS06_freeze2, whole genome shotgun sequence genomic DNA carries:
- the LOC120769717 gene encoding techylectin-5A-like: protein MAHRLLILSILCGQLLCSVICSTPTRSSANVAPFLTDLCQDKLLRSLVYQVEQLSLNLDNYQPRDLMELKKQFGEIKTQLELFDSKIAAKCTDKNLKAALPAFKKEPTSCTEAMRQENGRYAESGVYQLYLPQFLHQAFDVYCLRDSDGGEPWAIIQRRQSNATDFYRGWFEYEHGFGDFNTNFFLGLNKIHALTHSQSHELWFELEDFENEKRFAKYESFAIGNAQDKYELSVLGQYSGTAGDSFTYHRGQKFTTKDSHNDINDENCAVKFTGAWWYRTCHASNLNGLYLGGEVSEEEYGKGVVWHAWRGHYYSLKHVQMAIRPKYYY, encoded by the exons ATGGCGCATCGTTTGctaattttatccattttgtGTGGGCAACTTCTGTGTTCGGTGATTTGTTCGACGCCCACCCGGAGTAGCGCCAATGTTGCG CCATTTCTCACCGATCTCTGTCAGGATAAGTTATTGCGAAGCTTGGTCTACCAGGTGGAGCAGCTGAGCCTCAATTTAGATAACTATCAACCAAG GGACTTAATGGAATTGAAAAAGCAGTTTGGTGAGATAAAAACGCAATTGGAATTGTTTGATTCGAAAATTGCAGCGAAATG CACTGACAAAAACTTGAAAGCAGCGCTTCCTGCATTCAAGAAGGAACCCACTTCTTGTACCGAAGCAATGCGTCAAGAAAACGGCCGATATGCCGAGAGTGGCGTCTATCAACTTTATCTGCCTCAATTTCTCCATCAGGCTTTCGATGTTTATTGCCTACGTGATTCTGATGGCGGCGAACCATGGGCTATAATTCAACGTCGTCAAAGCAATGCCACCGATTTCTATCGCGGCTGGTTTGAGTACGAACACGGTTTCGGCGATTTTAATACCAATTTCTTTCTCGGCTTGAATAAAATACATGCGTTGACACATTCGCAATCACATGAGCTCTGGTTCGAATTAGAGGACTTTGAAAATGAGAAACGCTTTgcaaaatatgaaagttttgcTATAGGCAATGCTCAGGATAAATATGAGTTAAGCGTACTTGGACAATATTCAGGCACGGCCGGTGATTCGTTCACTTATCATCGTGGCCAAAAGTTCACAACTAAAGATAGTCATAATGACATAAATGATGAGAATTGTGCAGTGAAATTTACGGGAGCTTGGTGGTATCGGACTTGTCATGCGAG CAATCTGAACGGTCTTTATTTAGGCGGTGAAGTTTCAGAAGAAGAGTACGGCAAAGGTGTGGTGTGGCATGCCTGGCGTGGACATTACTATTCACTCAAACATGTGCAAATGGCTATAAGACCAAAGTACTATTACTGA